One genomic segment of Picosynechococcus sp. PCC 7002 includes these proteins:
- a CDS encoding DNA integrity scanning protein DisA nucleotide-binding domain protein, whose protein sequence is MMTLPKPENMPLSHSPTIQTLIQTINYLSQYQIGALLIIERQIPLTEQDALRPGVPLKLPLTQDNLVRIFRPSSPLHDGATQIRGQEIIAAATLLPLSCQPLPRRYGTRHLAALGISEQVSSCIGVVVSSETGRITLTHKGSFNNNLTLPQLQIYLQQLLLPPTTESLP, encoded by the coding sequence ATGATGACCTTGCCGAAGCCTGAAAATATGCCTTTAAGCCACAGTCCAACCATCCAGACCCTCATCCAGACTATTAATTACCTATCCCAGTATCAAATTGGTGCCTTATTAATTATTGAGCGCCAGATTCCCCTAACCGAGCAAGATGCCCTCAGACCTGGTGTCCCCCTAAAGCTGCCTCTAACCCAAGATAATTTGGTGCGTATCTTTAGACCGAGTTCACCGCTCCATGATGGTGCAACCCAAATTCGCGGCCAAGAAATCATTGCAGCCGCCACCCTGCTTCCCCTCTCCTGTCAGCCTTTACCCCGTCGCTATGGCACCAGACACCTGGCAGCACTGGGGATTTCAGAACAAGTGAGTAGCTGTATTGGGGTTGTGGTTTCCTCGGAAACCGGCAGGATCACCCTGACCCATAAAGGAAGCTTTAACAATAATCTCACCCTTCCTCAACTGCAAATTTATCTGCAGCAACTTTTGCTGCCTCCCACAACCGAGTCACTTCCCTAG
- a CDS encoding tetratricopeptide repeat protein: MATELDRDIAQAIALLNETPEEALNFFNDLLLQGHHQGLAFFYRGIGLFLTRRYQSALRDFDNAAPYLQASGLHRQRMTRGGDQLNLEYSWDQLLLYRASCLKGLGDYPAFYQQRASYHWQAALQDLSAAIHGDPTSAQWLYERAIVYHAQERNADAIRDLTKAIALRPDFVAALTKRAALYAHQGDYATARRDYRQVLVYEPKSANIQKKLAEIEQLDPLHSLETPRVSLQAPTTARGIGPIPFEIYVSPQLLRQQDNSLQGKSNGYHTN, translated from the coding sequence ATGGCCACTGAATTAGATCGAGACATTGCTCAGGCGATCGCCTTACTGAATGAAACACCGGAAGAGGCACTCAATTTTTTTAATGACCTCTTACTACAAGGTCATCACCAGGGTCTGGCTTTTTTCTACCGGGGCATTGGCTTATTTTTGACGCGGCGTTATCAGTCTGCCCTCCGGGATTTTGACAACGCTGCCCCATATTTACAGGCATCAGGCCTTCATCGACAACGGATGACTCGGGGTGGTGATCAACTCAATCTTGAGTATTCCTGGGATCAACTCCTGCTCTACCGGGCTTCATGTTTAAAGGGTTTGGGCGATTATCCGGCTTTTTATCAACAGCGAGCCAGCTACCATTGGCAGGCTGCTTTACAGGATCTTTCGGCAGCGATTCACGGAGATCCCACCAGTGCACAGTGGCTTTATGAACGAGCGATTGTCTACCATGCCCAAGAACGTAATGCTGATGCCATTCGGGATCTCACCAAGGCGATCGCCCTCCGACCTGATTTTGTGGCTGCCCTGACGAAGCGGGCGGCACTCTATGCTCACCAGGGAGATTATGCAACGGCTCGCCGCGATTATCGTCAAGTATTGGTCTATGAGCCTAAATCCGCCAACATCCAGAAAAAATTGGCGGAAATTGAACAATTAGATCCGCTTCACTCACTAGAGACCCCTAGAGTGAGTTTACAGGCACCAACAACCGCCAGGGGAATTGGCCCGATTCCCTTTGAAATCTATGTTTCACCGCAATTACTCCGACAGCAAGATAATTCCTTACAGG